ATCAGCGCCGAACAAGCGATGACCAGCTATCCGGCAATGGTTGCACGAGAGTTAGAAATTCCGATGATTACTGGTGCGGACGTACAGGACATCGGTGATGGAAATACCGTTACGCTTGACGCCGAACGCGGCATCGTATACAGTGGAGACATCCTAGAAGATACTCGATAAATAGACATATACAGTTGGAGAGCACTGGTAACAGTGAGAACAGTATGGTGATTGCCGACATTCAACTCCGGCGTATCCTCGATTCCCGAGGGAATCCAACAGTTGAGGCAGACGTTGTGACCGAAAACGGTGGCTTCGGCCGCGCCGCGGCACCGAGCGGTGCCAGCACGGGCGAGTACGAGGCCGTCGAGCGACCGCCGAGCGAGGCGATCGCCGCGGCCCGCGAACGCGTCGTTCCCCGACTCGTGGGCGAGGCCGACGCGGGGAACCAGCGCGAGGTCGACGCCATTCTCCACGCCGCCGACGGGACCGACGACTTCTCGGAGATCGGTGCCAACAGCGCGGTCGCCATCTCGATGGCCGCCGCGAAGGCCGGTGCCGACGTGCTCGGCGCGCCGCTGTTCCAGCATCTCGGCGGCGCGTTCCGCGGCGAGAACTTCCCGATCCCGCTCGGGAACGTCATCGGCGGCGGCGAACACGCCGCCGACGCGACCGACATTCAGGAGTTCCTCGTCGCGCCCGTCGGCGCACCCAGCGTCGAGGACGCCGTCTTCGCCAACGCCACCGTCCACGGCACCGTCGCCGACCTGCTCGAGGAACGCGACGTCCCCTGCGGCAAGGGCGACGAGGGCGCGTGGGCACCGTCGATCGACGACAGCGAGGCCTTCGAGATCGTCGACGAAGCGGTCTCGACCGTCCAGGACGAGGTCGGATTCGAAGTGAAGTTCGGTCTCGACGTCGCCGGCGCGGAGCTGTACGACGGCGACTCCGGCACCTACGAGTACAGCGATCGGAGCCGCGACACCGACGAGCAGATCGAGTACATCGCGGACCTCGTTCGCGAGTACGATCTGGTCTACGTCGAGGACCCCCTCGACGAGGACGACTACGACGCCTTCGCCGACCTCACCGACGAGGTCGGCAGCGCGGCGCGGAACGCCGCGGGCAGTGCGAGCGGGCAGCGCCCGCGAGCAGACGAGACGCTGATCTGCGGTGACGACCTGTTCGTCACCAACACCGGCCGGCTCCGTGAGGGGATCGATCGGGGCGCGGCCAACAGCATCCTGATCAAGCCCAACCAGATCGGAACGCTAACCGACGCCTTCGACGCGATCGAACTCGCGACGGAGCACGGCTACGACTCGGTCATCTCCCACCGCTCGGGCGAGACCGAGGACGCGACCATCGCACACCTCGCCGTCGCGACCGACGCCCCCTACATCAAGACGGGTGCCGTCGGCGGCGAGCGAACCGCCAAGCTCAACGAGCTCATCAGAATCGCAGACGACGCAGTATAATCAGACACTCTGCGGCGGAAATAACCCCATTCTCATACGTATACTCGAGAAGTATATCGGGGACTGATCCATCGGCTTTTTCGCGACGGATTTCAATCAGTGAACTCGAGGTATGGCTCGTCGCCTCGACGGCGAGCGAGCGTCGTTCCTACGCCACTTCGGACGCGACTTCCTCGAGTTTTTCCTCGGAAAACACCCGGTCTTTCCAGTCGGACCTGAAGATATCCTCTTCGGTCTCGTCGATGATCGCCTGTGCGCCGTCGGAGAACGGGAAATCGGTGAATCCGAACACGATCCCCAGCTCGACCCGAAAGTGTCCGAAGAGGAAATCTCTCGCTGCCTGTTCGGGAACGCCCTGTTCAACCACGTGATCGTACGCTTCTCGGACGGCGTACAGACACGAACCGAGCACCATTTCGACGAGCGCTGGCTCCAGCAAGAACATCTGCTCCGTCGTCAGCTCGTGGGCGCGGCGGACCGGCGCGTAGATGTCGCGTGCGAGGGCCTCACCGCGCTCGTAGTCCTCGTCGGGGCCCTGATGGAGGGCGCAGACGATGTCCTGTTCTTCTCGACCCTGGCCGCCGAACCAGTCCGGATCTTCGCGGCTCAAATCCGAACTCGCATCGATGATCGACGGGTGCGCGGGGTGGGTGATGAAGTAGGAGATATCGTCCCGCTCGGAGAGCGCGTCGGCGTACGCCGCCGCGGGGTCGAGGAGGACGACCATCGTTCCGCTGTCGATCTTCGGGACGATGTCTTCGGAAATCGGCCCGATGAGGTCGTCCGGAACCGCCATGACGACGATCTCGGCGCCGTCGAGCGCCTGCGATTCGTCGACCGCGGAGACGCCTCGCTCAGCGAGTCTCTCTCGGCCCTCTTCGCTCGGTTCTACGTACCGCACGTCGTATCTGGCGTTATCCTTGAGGCGG
This genomic interval from Haloterrigena sp. KLK7 contains the following:
- the eno gene encoding phosphopyruvate hydratase yields the protein MVIADIQLRRILDSRGNPTVEADVVTENGGFGRAAAPSGASTGEYEAVERPPSEAIAAARERVVPRLVGEADAGNQREVDAILHAADGTDDFSEIGANSAVAISMAAAKAGADVLGAPLFQHLGGAFRGENFPIPLGNVIGGGEHAADATDIQEFLVAPVGAPSVEDAVFANATVHGTVADLLEERDVPCGKGDEGAWAPSIDDSEAFEIVDEAVSTVQDEVGFEVKFGLDVAGAELYDGDSGTYEYSDRSRDTDEQIEYIADLVREYDLVYVEDPLDEDDYDAFADLTDEVGSAARNAAGSASGQRPRADETLICGDDLFVTNTGRLREGIDRGAANSILIKPNQIGTLTDAFDAIELATEHGYDSVISHRSGETEDATIAHLAVATDAPYIKTGAVGGERTAKLNELIRIADDAV
- a CDS encoding phosphogluconate dehydrogenase C-terminal domain-containing protein; its protein translation is MFNPPGGVGGYGSVSMTTRVALLGAGGKMGCRITDRLKDNARYDVRYVEPSEEGRERLAERGVSAVDESQALDGAEIVVMAVPDDLIGPISEDIVPKIDSGTMVVLLDPAAAYADALSERDDISYFITHPAHPSIIDASSDLSREDPDWFGGQGREEQDIVCALHQGPDEDYERGEALARDIYAPVRRAHELTTEQMFLLEPALVEMVLGSCLYAVREAYDHVVEQGVPEQAARDFLFGHFRVELGIVFGFTDFPFSDGAQAIIDETEEDIFRSDWKDRVFSEEKLEEVASEVA